CGTTTATCACGCAGCTCACGGGCATCACCAACGACATGGTAGCCGATGCGCCGCGCTTCCACGAAGTGGCCCGCAAGGTGGTGGAAATGACCGAAGGCTGCGTATTTGTGGCGCACAACGTGCGGTTTGACTATTCTTTTCTGAAAAAGGAATTTGCCGACCTGGGCTACAACTACTCGCGCAAAACGCTGTGTACCGTGCGCCTTTCGCGCTCGCTCATTCCGGGCCAGCCGAGCTATAGCCTGGGCAAGCTGTGCCAGAACATCGGAATTCCGCTCGAAGGCCGGCACCGCGCCGCCGGCGACGCCGAGGCCACGGCCGTACTTTTTGACCGCCTGCTGAAGATAACGCAGGCCAGCGACGCCCAGGAGGCTAGCGACGCCGACGCCCTGGCTCGCGTCGATGCCCTGGCGCCCGCCGGCCGTAGCGCCAGCGCCGAGAAAAAGCCTAGCCCGCGCCGGGTGGCCGCCATGGCCCAGGCCATCAAAACGGCCCTGCTGCCGCCGCTCATCACGCCCGAGAAAGTGGCTTCCCTGCCCCAGGAAACGGGCGTGTACTACTTCCACAACGAGGCCGGCGAGGTTATTTACGTGGGCAAGAGCATCAACATCTATAAGCGCATTCAGCAGCACTTCGCGGTTGATGTGAAGTCGCGCAAAAGCCTGGATTTCAAGAACTCTATTGCTGACATAACTTGGGAGCTGACGGGCTCGGAGTTGGTGGCGCTGCTCTACGAATCGCACCTCATTAAGCAGCTCAAGCCGGCGTATAACCGGGCCCAGCGGCGGTCAGTATTTCCGGCCGGTATTTACCTCAAAACCGACGAAAACGGCTACAAGTGCCTGTACTACGGCCGCGCCGATGCCCGCAACTCGGAGATTCCCATCATCGCGCTCGGCAACCAGTATAAGGCACAAGGCTTTCTCTACCACAAGGTTGCGAAGTATAACCTGTGCCAGAAGCTGTGCGGCCTCTATAAAACTCAGGGCGCGTGCTTCGACTACCAGGTGCATCGCTGCCAGGGTGCCTGCGTGGGCCAGGAGCCACCCGAAAGCTACAACCAGCGCGTAGACGAGGCCATCGACAGCATCACGTATGAGCACGAGTCATTCGTAGTCATCGGCCCCGGCCGGCGGGCCGACGAAAAATCGCTGGTAGTGATTGAGAACGGCCGCTACGTGGGCTTCGGCTACGTCGATGAGACGTTTACGGCGCGCAAGCTGGCCGATTTTCGGGCCGCCGTTAAGCCCTACGCCGATAACAAGGATGTGCAGCAGATTATCCGTCACCACGTGCGCACCAAGCGCAAGGGCGAGCAAGTGAAAGTATTTGGGTAGTCACTAGCTTACTTAGTGCGTTTCCATTCCGCCAAGCCCAGCACGTCCTTTCTGACCTTCTTCTGCCAGGCACGACCAAATCTTTCTGTGAGATACTGGAATATCCGCGCGTCATATGCAGTTGCACAAGCGGTAGCTGGTCCCGTACAGCCGTTTTCCAGATAGTGAACCCCAAACTTATTTTCGAAATCTTTATCTGTAGTATAGGCTATGGGCGCAATACCGCTTGCTAAAAGCAAGCAAGGCCTTTTCTCTTCAATATCTTTTTCGGCCAGCTTCTTTCCTTCTTCGCAGCCATCTAATTCCGACGCGAAATCTAAATAGCTGGCGTGGGGTAAGCGTTCCAGGCTGAAAGTTGGCGCTCCTTGCGCGAAAAGTGAAATCGGACTACTTACTAGCATTAAAATCAGGACTGCTTTCATGCTCAAAATATAGTCATGGCTAGCCTCCGGCTACTTCGCCTGCCAGCTTACGAATACCCCTAGCCCACCGCCGGGCAGCATGGTGGGGCTCATTTGCCACTCGCCTTTGGCGGGCTGGGGCAGGGCTAGCCCCACGCCGGGGCGGTCGGCGGGGTGGCGGCCCCAGCGGTGGCGGTGGCTGAGGTAGGCCAGGTGCGCCGCCAGAATGCCGTAGCCGGCGCCCGCAAACACGTCTGATTCCCAGTGCTTGTTATTGAGCATGCGGAAGGCACCCACCCCGGTCGCCACGGCGTAGGCCCCGATGCCGTACCACTGGCTTTTGTCGCGCAGCTCGGTGTGCACGATGCTGGCCGCCAGAAACGCCTGCGACGTGTGGCCCGACGGAAACGAGCGGTAGTCGGAGCCATCGGGCCGCAGGTGGTGGGTGGCGCGCTTCGTTATTTCGACCATGCCCAGCATTAACAGCTCCGACTTGGCCACGATGAGCGCCAGGTTTACGCGGTCGTTGCGGCCGTCTACGCCGAAGGCCAGCACGGCTCCCAGCTCCAGGTAGGGCGCATACTGGCCGTAGTCGTCGAGGTGGCTGTTAAAGTTAGGGAAGTTGCGCTGCAAGTCGGCCTGCGCCCGGCGCGAAGAATAGAGTCCGTGGTCGTCGTAGACGCTGATGCCGTAGCCGATGAGCACGGCCGGCACGATGCTGGCCCGTACCAGCTTGCTTCGGTACCAGGGCTGGCGCGCAGCGCCGGGTAGCGACTGATACTTGTGCAGCGTGGAATCGGAAGGGCTAGCGGGCGAGGTCTGGGCCTGGGCACTGCCTACTAGCCCGCTCAAAACCAACAACATATTGAACCAGCCAACGGCTGGCCTTATTCCCCAGGCCTTTGTAAAGATTAGCATAATTTAAACAAAAAAGCGGGCCAGCTTTCGCTGGCCCGCTCTTACGCAAAATAGCTTCGTTAGGCTAGCCGCTACTTGCCGCCGTTGTCGGCTAGGGCTTCTTTGCTGAGGCTAGCGGCATCTTTCACTACCACGTTGGCACCGTCTTTCAAGGTTTTCGACACGGCGCGGAAGGGGCCGCTGGCCACCTGCGTACCGGCCGAAATACCGCTCACAATTTCGATATTCTGAAAGTCGCTGATGCCGGTTTTGACGGGCGTCAGCACTGCCTTGCCGTTCTTTATCACGAATATCACCTCCTGAATGGCCGCCTTGGGCGCGGGCTTGCTGGCATCGACTACCTGGGCCGAGCCGGTGGCCCGTCCGCCGGGGCCGCTGCGGCCGCCGGCGGCTTCCGACTTGGTGGCGGCCGAGTCGGAGCGCGTTGTGACGGCGGCTAGCGGCACGCTCAGTACGCCCGCCTTGCGGTCGGCGATGATGTCGACCGAGGCCGTCATGCCCGGTCGGAAGGGCACGGTGCTGTGGCCGTTGGGCCCCGTCTTAATGAGGTGCTTATAGCTCTCGGGCAGCAGGCGCACGCGCACCTCAAACTCGGTCACGGCCTCGGCGGTGAGCGCGTCCTTGGCCGTGTTGGCGATGGCCGTCACGATGCCCTTAAACTTCTCATTCTTGGTAGTATAAGAGTCTACTTCCACGTCGGCCGAGTCGCCGAGCGCCACCCGAATGATATCATTCTCATTCACGCTCACCCGCACTTCCATATTGTTGAGGTTGGCAATGCGCATGATTTCGGTGCCCGCCATCTGGGTGGTGCCCACTACGCGCTCGCCTTTCTTCACGTTGAGCTTGCTCACGGTACCGCTTACCGGCGCGTAGATGGTGGTTTTGTTGAGGTTTTTTTGGGCCTCCTGCAAGCCGGCCTGGGCCGAGCGCACGGTACTCTGGGCGGCCGTTATCTGCGCCCGAATGGCCTTGAGCTGCTCCTGGGAGGCATTATAAGCGGCCTGGGCGGCCTCGTAGTCGGCCTGCGAAATAACCTTCTGCTTATAGAGCGACGCCTGGCGGCGGTAGGTCAGCTCGGTTTGCTTGGCATTGGCGGTTTGCTGCTCCAGCTGGGCCTGGGCCTGGCCTACGTTGGCGCGTTGCGTGCCCACGGCGGCCGACTGCTGGCTCACCATGGCCAGGTAGTTATCGGGCCGGATGCGCAGCAGCAGCTGGCCCTTCTTCACCGAGTCGCCTTCCTGCACGTAGAGCTCGATGATTTCGCCCGATACGTCGGGCGAGATTTTCACTTCCGTTTCGGGCTGCACCTTGCCCGAGGCACTCACTTTCTCCACAATGGTGGCCGGGCCGGCCGTGGCGGCCGTGATTTCGGTGCCGACAGGCTTGCCTACCCAGCCTTTTTTCTTCGCCACCGCGTAGCCGCCAATGAGCACGACTACGGCCACGGCCAGCATAATAAGTAAACGATTGTTCTTCATGGAAAAGAATCTAGTGTTTCATTGTCATTGCGGGCGCTAGCGCAGCAATCGCGCACAATTTTTAGTTACAAGGCCAGCGGCTTGCCTTGGTAAAAATCCAGCACCTTGCGCCGGAAAATGAAGGTATACTTGGCTTGCAATTGGTTAGAAACGGCGTAGTTGAGATTATTCTTGGCAATATTAAACTCGGTACCGCTGAGCAGGCCGTTGTTGAAGCGGATTTCCGAGTTGCGCTGCGTGAGCGTGAGGGCGGCTACCTGGCGCTTGGCGGCGGCATACTGCAGCTGGGCGGCGCGGGCGTCGGCGTAGGCCTGCTCGATGCTCTGGCGCAGCGTGAGGCGAGCCTGCTCGGCCTGCAGCTGGGCCTGCTCGGCGGCAATGATAGTGCGCTGCACGTTGGTGCGCACCTGCAAGCCGTTGAGAATCGGAATGCTGAGCGCAAACTGCACCTGCTGGCCCAGGTTCTGGTTGAGCTGGTCCCAGTAACCCTGGGGAAGGCTGGTTACGTTGCGCTGGTAGGTTATCACGCTCAGCGGCGTGAGCGGCGAGCCCGGCGTGCCGGGGTTCTGCACGAAAAAGGTGGTGCGCCGGGCCGTCGAATCGCTGCCGACCTGCGTCACGGTACGGGCCGATGAAAAGCCGCTGAACACGCTGCCCGCCAGGGCCAGGCGCGGGTAGTAGGCGCCCCGGGCCAGGTCGATGGTGCGGCCGGCACTGAGCACCCGCAGGTCGGCGGCCTTGATTTCGGGCTGGCGGGTGGCCGCTCCTTGATACACCTCGTTGGTATTCAGGGCCAGGGCGTTTTCCTCGTCGGGGTCGGGCAGGTCGGGCACCTCAATTTGAAAGTCGGGGTTGGCGGCCGGGTCCAGGTTGAGCTGTTGCAGGAGGTTGAGGCGGGCAATGGTGGCCTGGTTTTGCGCGGTGGTCACGTTCAGCTCGTCGGTAGCCAGCTGGCTCTGACTATCGAGCAGGGTGCTTTCCGGAATGCTGCCGGCTTGCAGCAGCAGCTTGGTGCGGGCAATCTGCTCCTGGTCGCGCGCCACGTAAAACTGGTTGGCGCGCACCAGCTCCTGGGCCAGCACCAGCTGCAAGAATAACGAAGCCACGTTGAGGCTCAAATCATTGCGGGTCTTCTGCACGTCGGCCTCGCTAGCCTGCAAGTCGAGGGCATTGCGCCGAATGGTGTTGCGCAGCTGAAAGCCCTGAAACAGCACCAGCTGCGAGTTGCCCGAGAAGTTATTGGAGCGTACCGTCTGGCTCTGAAACTGATACGTGAGCGGGTTCACGCTGGTGCCGTACTGCCAAGCCTGAGAAGCGCTGATATTGGCCGTGGGCAGCAGCGCCGCCTTACTCTGGCGCAAAATCTGGGCGTTGCTGCGCACCGTAAGCTGGTTGATGCGCACCCCGATGTTGTGCTCCAGCGCGTAGTCGATGGCGCGCTGCAAGCCCCAGGGACCGGTAGCGGCCACCGCCGGGCTAGCCAGCGCAGCGGCCGGGGGTGAGGCCGGGCGGGCAGGGCTGGTTTGGGCGGCCAGCGGGGCGGCGGCCAGCAGGCCCGCCAGCCCCACCGAGGCCCGTAACAGGCGCGTACTTAGTGCAGTCATAGTAGAAAAAGAAAGAGCTAATGTAGTCGCTTGTTGGTTGCCCTTCGGTAAGGAAGCGTGGCCGACCCGCCGATATTTTTGGCTAATCGGTGGGGCTAGCCAGCGGCGCGGGGCGCAGCTATCGCCAGTCAGCTCAGCGCATTACTGACGTTCACCAGAATATCACCAAAACCGACGGGCGAAAGTAGGGCGCCTTACTCCAAGGTCGGAATGTATGTGATGCGCTGCACCCAGCTCAGGTGGCGTAAGTAAGCCAGGGTCAAGTCATTAATAGCGCTATCCATTTCAATAAACTGCC
The genomic region above belongs to Hymenobacter sp. BRD128 and contains:
- a CDS encoding efflux RND transporter periplasmic adaptor subunit — translated: MKNNRLLIMLAVAVVVLIGGYAVAKKKGWVGKPVGTEITAATAGPATIVEKVSASGKVQPETEVKISPDVSGEIIELYVQEGDSVKKGQLLLRIRPDNYLAMVSQQSAAVGTQRANVGQAQAQLEQQTANAKQTELTYRRQASLYKQKVISQADYEAAQAAYNASQEQLKAIRAQITAAQSTVRSAQAGLQEAQKNLNKTTIYAPVSGTVSKLNVKKGERVVGTTQMAGTEIMRIANLNNMEVRVSVNENDIIRVALGDSADVEVDSYTTKNEKFKGIVTAIANTAKDALTAEAVTEFEVRVRLLPESYKHLIKTGPNGHSTVPFRPGMTASVDIIADRKAGVLSVPLAAVTTRSDSAATKSEAAGGRSGPGGRATGSAQVVDASKPAPKAAIQEVIFVIKNGKAVLTPVKTGISDFQNIEIVSGISAGTQVASGPFRAVSKTLKDGANVVVKDAASLSKEALADNGGK
- a CDS encoding TolC family protein, translated to MTALSTRLLRASVGLAGLLAAAPLAAQTSPARPASPPAAALASPAVAATGPWGLQRAIDYALEHNIGVRINQLTVRSNAQILRQSKAALLPTANISASQAWQYGTSVNPLTYQFQSQTVRSNNFSGNSQLVLFQGFQLRNTIRRNALDLQASEADVQKTRNDLSLNVASLFLQLVLAQELVRANQFYVARDQEQIARTKLLLQAGSIPESTLLDSQSQLATDELNVTTAQNQATIARLNLLQQLNLDPAANPDFQIEVPDLPDPDEENALALNTNEVYQGAATRQPEIKAADLRVLSAGRTIDLARGAYYPRLALAGSVFSGFSSARTVTQVGSDSTARRTTFFVQNPGTPGSPLTPLSVITYQRNVTSLPQGYWDQLNQNLGQQVQFALSIPILNGLQVRTNVQRTIIAAEQAQLQAEQARLTLRQSIEQAYADARAAQLQYAAAKRQVAALTLTQRNSEIRFNNGLLSGTEFNIAKNNLNYAVSNQLQAKYTFIFRRKVLDFYQGKPLAL
- a CDS encoding phosphatase PAP2 family protein; this translates as MLLVLSGLVGSAQAQTSPASPSDSTLHKYQSLPGAARQPWYRSKLVRASIVPAVLIGYGISVYDDHGLYSSRRAQADLQRNFPNFNSHLDDYGQYAPYLELGAVLAFGVDGRNDRVNLALIVAKSELLMLGMVEITKRATHHLRPDGSDYRSFPSGHTSQAFLAASIVHTELRDKSQWYGIGAYAVATGVGAFRMLNNKHWESDVFAGAGYGILAAHLAYLSHRHRWGRHPADRPGVGLALPQPAKGEWQMSPTMLPGGGLGVFVSWQAK
- a CDS encoding exonuclease domain-containing protein; the encoded protein is MYAIIDLETTGGQPANDRITELAIFVHDGQRVVDSYTTLVNPGRAIPPFITQLTGITNDMVADAPRFHEVARKVVEMTEGCVFVAHNVRFDYSFLKKEFADLGYNYSRKTLCTVRLSRSLIPGQPSYSLGKLCQNIGIPLEGRHRAAGDAEATAVLFDRLLKITQASDAQEASDADALARVDALAPAGRSASAEKKPSPRRVAAMAQAIKTALLPPLITPEKVASLPQETGVYYFHNEAGEVIYVGKSINIYKRIQQHFAVDVKSRKSLDFKNSIADITWELTGSELVALLYESHLIKQLKPAYNRAQRRSVFPAGIYLKTDENGYKCLYYGRADARNSEIPIIALGNQYKAQGFLYHKVAKYNLCQKLCGLYKTQGACFDYQVHRCQGACVGQEPPESYNQRVDEAIDSITYEHESFVVIGPGRRADEKSLVVIENGRYVGFGYVDETFTARKLADFRAAVKPYADNKDVQQIIRHHVRTKRKGEQVKVFG